The proteins below are encoded in one region of Methanofollis aquaemaris:
- a CDS encoding V-type ATP synthase subunit E family protein, whose product MGLEAVVGDIKEKGRKEVAEIQTRTGAEVKSILEEAQEKAAAIKQAAENDVTREVTRIVNQEVSAANLAVKRETLNAEKDTLARVHASALARIGDLPANFHAQALRYLLPQAAADVGGGTVYCNARDISIVKEILAENADLSGFSLGDPVEIEGGVVVESADGRMKVDYSYRTFLETVWDSGLKDASDILFP is encoded by the coding sequence ATGGGATTGGAAGCTGTCGTTGGAGATATCAAGGAAAAAGGGCGGAAAGAGGTCGCCGAGATCCAGACCCGAACCGGGGCTGAGGTCAAGAGCATCCTCGAAGAGGCGCAGGAGAAAGCGGCGGCGATCAAGCAGGCGGCTGAAAATGACGTCACGCGGGAAGTCACCCGTATCGTCAACCAGGAAGTCTCGGCTGCCAACCTCGCCGTCAAGCGCGAGACCCTCAACGCGGAGAAGGACACGCTGGCGCGTGTCCATGCCTCCGCCCTCGCCCGAATCGGCGACCTGCCTGCCAATTTCCACGCGCAGGCTCTCCGTTACCTCCTCCCCCAGGCGGCTGCCGATGTCGGGGGCGGTACGGTCTACTGCAACGCCCGTGATATCTCCATTGTCAAGGAGATCCTTGCCGAGAACGCGGACCTTTCCGGGTTCTCGCTTGGAGACCCCGTCGAGATTGAAGGCGGGGTCGTGGTTGAGAGTGCCGATGGCAGGATGAAGGTCGACTACAGTTACCGTACTTTCCTGGAGACGGTATGGGATTCAGGGCTTAAGGATGCGTCTGATATCCTTTTCCCCTGA
- a CDS encoding V-type ATP synthase subunit F — MVEIAVVGSNEFVIGFRLAGIQKTLVAEDDEALKTTVQHVLDDASVGILVLDSSDMNRLPLRLRALLEESVKPTVIAIGEEEGGLSMRERIKRSVGVDLWK, encoded by the coding sequence ATGGTTGAGATTGCAGTCGTTGGAAGCAACGAATTTGTCATCGGATTCCGTCTTGCGGGCATTCAGAAGACGCTCGTTGCAGAGGATGACGAGGCCCTGAAGACCACCGTCCAGCACGTGCTTGATGATGCGTCGGTAGGCATCCTGGTGCTGGACAGCAGCGATATGAACAGGCTCCCCCTGCGGCTCCGGGCCCTGCTTGAAGAGTCCGTGAAGCCGACGGTGATCGCGATCGGCGAGGAGGAGGGAGGCCTCTCCATGCGGGAGAGAATAAAGAGATCGGTCGGTGTTGATCTGTGGAAATAA
- a CDS encoding V-type ATP synthase subunit C, whose product MADVGGPAPYIYVSTRMRVRKAKLIPREEYLRMLNMSLPEITRIIGETEYKKEIDELSSSFSGVNLIEVALSWNLAKEYQEILKITPSGLMKFVQSYLRHWDIQNVLTILRGKTQGVKPGKIKEVLIPAGELDRNVLDRLLAEDSPERIVEAVKGRRLGPVLAAGLHEALEAGSFATLENELYKNLYGQMISDAKGGIKGGHEFLGYIQTEIDTRNIMNLFRFRAQKTSGEAVKALLIPDGKAFSVDELVRMSSIESLDELIEAAKKKATDPELAEVFEELRQQRPIHEVEVLLTNYQLKQMDRLSKLYPFSVLPILAYLEMKRYEVTNLRAVARGKEYGLPNERIESYLVM is encoded by the coding sequence ATGGCTGACGTAGGGGGCCCCGCCCCATACATTTACGTCTCCACGCGCATGCGTGTGCGCAAAGCAAAGTTGATCCCGCGGGAAGAGTACCTGCGGATGCTCAATATGAGCCTGCCCGAGATCACCCGTATCATTGGAGAAACGGAATACAAAAAGGAGATCGACGAACTTTCGTCGTCTTTCTCGGGGGTCAACCTCATCGAGGTGGCGCTCTCCTGGAACCTTGCAAAGGAGTACCAGGAGATCCTGAAGATCACCCCGTCGGGACTGATGAAGTTCGTCCAGAGTTATCTGCGCCACTGGGATATCCAGAACGTCCTGACGATCCTGCGCGGTAAGACCCAGGGGGTCAAGCCGGGCAAGATCAAGGAGGTGCTCATCCCGGCAGGCGAACTCGACAGGAATGTTCTCGACCGACTGCTTGCGGAGGATTCTCCCGAGCGGATCGTCGAGGCGGTCAAGGGTCGACGGCTCGGTCCGGTCCTCGCTGCAGGTCTCCACGAGGCCCTCGAGGCCGGTTCGTTTGCCACGCTCGAAAACGAGTTGTACAAGAACCTGTACGGGCAGATGATCTCCGACGCCAAGGGCGGGATCAAGGGAGGCCATGAGTTCCTGGGATACATCCAGACTGAGATCGACACCAGGAACATCATGAACCTCTTCCGTTTCCGCGCACAGAAGACATCAGGCGAGGCGGTCAAGGCTCTGCTCATCCCTGACGGGAAGGCCTTCTCGGTCGACGAACTGGTCAGGATGAGCAGCATCGAGAGCCTGGACGAGTTGATTGAGGCTGCGAAGAAGAAGGCCACCGATCCCGAACTGGCCGAGGTCTTCGAGGAACTGCGCCAGCAGCGCCCGATCCACGAGGTCGAGGTGCTGTTGACGAATTACCAGCTCAAACAGATGGATCGGCTCTCCAAGCTGTATCCCTTCTCGGTCCTCCCGATCCTCGCCTACCTCGAGATGAAGCGGTACGAGGTGACCAACCTCCGTGCCGTCGCCCGGGGGAAGGAGTACGGCCTGCCGAACGAACGCATCGAGAGTTACCTGGTGATGTAG
- a CDS encoding ATP synthase subunit A, translating into MEIKVESNTGTSTGVLKRIAGPVVTAVGFNAHMFDVVKVGHEELMGEVIKIAGENIIIQVYEATDGIRPGEPVVNTGMPLAVELGPGLLKSIYDGIQRPLEVLMNKMGSFIERGVTAPGLDRAAKWEFVPVVKAGDHVAPGMVIGTVQETESILHKIMIPPNQKGGVIKEIKGGSFTVEETICVLEDGTEIQLMQKWPVRVPRPVNEKMNPDIPLVTGQRILDGLFPIAKGGTAAIPGPFGSGKTVTQQQLAKWSDAQIVVYIGCGERGNEMTEVLTEFPALDDPKSGRPLMERTILIANTSNMPVAAREASVYTGITIAEYFRDQGYDVSLMADSTSRWAEAMREISSRLEEMPGEEGYPAYLAARLSEFYERAGRVMTLNDLEGSVSVIGAVSPPGGDFSEPVTQNTLRIVKVFWALDAKLSQRRHFPAINWLNSYSLYLDTLNEWYDKNISPEWNQLRNWAMGVLQKESELQEIVQLVGSDALPEEEQITIEVARMLREIFLQQNAFDDVDTYCSLEKQLDILRAIRTYADLSSAAHAAGVMPAQILAVKAKNDLPQIKFTADYKPELERILKAMKDEFAGLKAGMA; encoded by the coding sequence GTGGAAATAAAAGTTGAATCGAACACAGGCACTTCGACAGGAGTGCTGAAGAGGATTGCAGGCCCGGTCGTTACGGCTGTCGGCTTCAATGCCCACATGTTCGACGTGGTCAAGGTCGGCCACGAGGAACTGATGGGCGAGGTCATCAAGATCGCGGGTGAGAACATCATCATCCAGGTCTACGAGGCCACCGATGGCATTCGGCCCGGCGAGCCGGTGGTAAACACCGGTATGCCGCTCGCGGTCGAACTCGGCCCGGGTCTGCTGAAGAGCATCTACGACGGTATCCAGAGACCGCTCGAGGTGCTCATGAACAAGATGGGCAGTTTCATCGAGCGCGGTGTGACTGCACCGGGGCTTGACCGCGCGGCAAAGTGGGAGTTTGTCCCTGTCGTGAAGGCCGGCGATCATGTCGCCCCCGGCATGGTCATCGGGACGGTCCAGGAGACCGAATCGATCCTCCACAAGATCATGATCCCGCCCAACCAGAAGGGCGGCGTGATCAAGGAGATCAAGGGCGGCTCGTTCACCGTCGAGGAGACCATCTGTGTCCTCGAAGACGGGACCGAGATCCAGTTGATGCAGAAGTGGCCGGTCCGTGTGCCGCGGCCGGTGAACGAGAAGATGAACCCTGACATCCCGCTCGTTACCGGGCAGAGGATTCTCGACGGGCTCTTCCCGATCGCCAAGGGCGGTACCGCTGCGATTCCGGGGCCGTTTGGCTCTGGCAAGACGGTCACCCAGCAGCAGCTCGCCAAGTGGTCTGACGCGCAGATCGTGGTCTACATCGGCTGCGGCGAGCGCGGCAACGAGATGACCGAGGTGCTGACCGAGTTCCCGGCACTCGACGACCCGAAGTCGGGCAGGCCGCTCATGGAGCGGACCATCCTGATTGCGAACACCTCGAACATGCCGGTGGCCGCCCGTGAGGCGTCTGTGTACACCGGTATCACCATCGCCGAGTATTTCCGTGACCAGGGCTACGATGTCTCCCTGATGGCCGACTCCACCTCCCGGTGGGCGGAGGCCATGCGTGAGATCTCCTCACGTCTCGAAGAGATGCCTGGTGAAGAAGGGTATCCGGCATACCTGGCCGCCCGTCTCTCTGAGTTCTACGAGCGTGCGGGTCGTGTGATGACCCTCAACGACCTCGAAGGATCGGTCTCGGTTATCGGTGCGGTTTCGCCGCCTGGCGGTGACTTCTCCGAGCCGGTTACTCAGAACACCCTGCGTATCGTCAAGGTCTTCTGGGCGCTGGACGCCAAACTCTCGCAGCGTCGGCACTTCCCGGCCATCAACTGGCTCAACTCATACTCCCTGTATCTTGACACCCTCAACGAGTGGTACGACAAGAACATCTCGCCTGAGTGGAACCAGCTTCGGAACTGGGCAATGGGTGTCCTCCAGAAGGAATCCGAACTCCAGGAGATCGTGCAGCTCGTCGGTTCCGATGCCCTCCCAGAAGAGGAGCAGATCACCATCGAGGTCGCCAGGATGCTCCGTGAGATCTTCCTGCAGCAGAACGCCTTCGACGATGTGGACACCTACTGTTCACTGGAGAAGCAGCTCGATATCCTCAGGGCGATCCGCACCTATGCTGATCTCTCGTCCGCGGCTCATGCCGCAGGCGTGATGCCGGCCCAGATCCTGGCGGTTAAGGCCAAGAACGACCTGCCGCAGATCAAGTTCACGGCAGACTACAAGCCTGAACTCGAGCGGATCCTGAAGGCAATGAAGGACGAATTTGCCGGACTGAAGGCGGGGATGGCATGA
- a CDS encoding ATPase — protein sequence MADPVMTLEMVEASQMGLKAVGAGLAVGLAGVGTGLGEMGIGAAAMGATAENKDMFGLALLFTVIPETIVIFGLVVALLLLF from the coding sequence ATGGCAGATCCAGTTATGACTCTTGAAATGGTTGAAGCATCGCAGATGGGACTGAAGGCAGTCGGCGCAGGTCTCGCCGTCGGCCTGGCCGGTGTGGGTACCGGTCTTGGTGAGATGGGCATCGGTGCCGCCGCCATGGGCGCGACCGCCGAGAACAAGGACATGTTCGGTCTTGCACTGCTCTTCACCGTTATTCCAGAGACAATCGTCATCTTCGGTCTTGTCGTCGCTCTGCTGCTGCTCTTCTAA